In a single window of the Candidatus Deferrimicrobiaceae bacterium genome:
- a CDS encoding FtsX-like permease family protein has protein sequence MNIRKLAWKNLFRRKSRAIFTGLGIFLGIGTFVAISSLTMRMEGAVRDKLDKFGANILVTPRTEQLSLGFGDISLGGTQVAHAQLTADDEKAIRSIALAERLRMVVPYYLTATDVSGKNLVWMGIRPADIVESRPWWKVQGDALKGRDEVLLGSEAAIALDKGPGGTIESGGKTFRVAGVLLPTGEKEDGMVIANLEDVRALAGTPGGVTFFEVAALCKDCPVEDIVKEIGEKIPGAKVSAIRSVVESRKAAVDQFRRLGLGVSAIVLTIGGLMVFVTIMGNVQERTREIGILRAVGFRRGAIRALLFWETGWISLAASLAGGILGAAAAFAGAPLFGAERGGIELAPILLGTALGLALGLLGTIPPARRAAALSPTEAIRSL, from the coding sequence ATGAATATCCGGAAGCTGGCCTGGAAAAATCTGTTCCGCCGGAAATCGCGCGCCATCTTCACCGGCCTCGGGATCTTCCTCGGGATCGGGACGTTCGTGGCCATCTCGTCGCTGACGATGCGGATGGAAGGCGCCGTGCGCGACAAGCTCGACAAGTTCGGCGCCAACATCCTGGTCACCCCCCGGACGGAACAGCTCTCCCTGGGATTCGGAGATATCTCGCTGGGCGGCACCCAGGTCGCGCACGCGCAACTGACGGCTGACGACGAGAAGGCGATCCGGTCGATCGCCCTGGCGGAACGGCTTCGCATGGTCGTCCCCTATTACCTGACGGCGACCGACGTATCGGGGAAGAATCTCGTGTGGATGGGGATCCGCCCCGCCGACATCGTCGAATCCCGCCCTTGGTGGAAGGTGCAGGGTGATGCGCTGAAAGGCAGGGACGAGGTGCTGCTCGGTTCCGAGGCGGCGATCGCGCTCGACAAGGGGCCCGGCGGGACGATCGAATCGGGCGGGAAGACGTTCCGGGTCGCCGGCGTCCTGTTGCCGACCGGCGAAAAGGAAGACGGGATGGTGATCGCGAACCTCGAGGATGTCCGCGCATTGGCCGGCACGCCCGGCGGCGTCACCTTTTTCGAAGTGGCTGCGCTTTGCAAGGACTGCCCGGTGGAGGACATCGTCAAGGAGATCGGCGAGAAGATTCCCGGCGCCAAGGTTTCCGCGATCCGCTCGGTCGTCGAAAGCCGCAAGGCCGCGGTCGACCAGTTCCGACGGCTGGGACTGGGCGTGTCGGCGATCGTCCTGACCATCGGTGGCCTGATGGTGTTCGTCACCATCATGGGGAACGTCCAGGAACGCACGCGCGAGATCGGCATCCTGCGGGCGGTCGGGTTCCGGCGGGGGGCGATCCGCGCGCTCCTGTTCTGGGAGACGGGCTGGATCTCCCTGGCTGCTTCGCTGGCCGGGGGCATTCTAGGGGCGGCCGCGGCGTTCGCGGGAGCGCCGCTCTTCGGTGCGGAACGGGGCGGGATCGAACTCGCGCCCATCTTGCTGGGAACGGCGCTTGGGCTGGCGCTCGGGTTGCTGGGCACGATCCCGCCCGCCCGCCGAGCCGCCGCGCTGTCGCCGACCGAAGCCATCCGCAGCCTGTAG
- a CDS encoding transglutaminase domain-containing protein, translating to MRLTCFLEAGLAATLFLSSSARAGERRVAVNVNVKLAAPVEAQRTRLWIPYPVSDENQDISDIDISGNFARAAVYRERKGGNALLYAEWNGPSKERTLSYTFRASRREVTTKDFPSKELSFAPSEFARELAPNSLGSTTGQAKEFAARITKGKKTNLTKARAIHDWIVDNMHRDPDVKGCGIGEVDSLLRKMGGKCADIHSVFVTLCRAAGVPAREVFGIRIPKGSSGEMTKAQHCWAEFYEPGAGWIVVDPADVRKAILEKKLTVEEASPLREYYFGAVDENRIAFGTGRDIVLNPPQDGQPLNYFMYPYAEADGKVLNEDLFGFNIGYKITYIDQR from the coding sequence ATGCGATTGACGTGTTTCCTGGAGGCCGGATTGGCCGCCACCCTGTTCCTGTCCTCCTCCGCCCGCGCCGGTGAGCGTCGCGTTGCGGTCAACGTGAACGTGAAGCTTGCCGCTCCGGTCGAAGCGCAACGTACCCGGCTCTGGATCCCCTATCCCGTTTCCGACGAAAACCAGGACATCTCCGACATTGATATTTCCGGGAATTTCGCCCGCGCGGCCGTCTACCGTGAACGAAAAGGGGGCAACGCCCTGCTTTATGCCGAATGGAACGGGCCTTCGAAAGAACGGACGCTCTCGTATACGTTCCGTGCTTCCCGGCGGGAGGTTACGACGAAAGACTTTCCTTCGAAGGAGTTGTCGTTTGCCCCCAGTGAGTTCGCGCGCGAGCTCGCCCCGAACAGCCTCGGTTCGACCACGGGGCAGGCGAAGGAATTCGCGGCAAGAATCACCAAGGGGAAGAAGACCAACCTGACGAAGGCCCGCGCAATCCACGACTGGATCGTGGACAACATGCACCGCGATCCGGACGTCAAGGGGTGCGGGATCGGCGAGGTCGATTCCCTCCTGCGAAAGATGGGAGGCAAGTGCGCCGACATCCACTCCGTGTTCGTGACGCTGTGCCGCGCGGCCGGCGTGCCGGCCCGCGAAGTATTCGGGATCCGGATCCCGAAGGGAAGCTCGGGAGAGATGACGAAGGCGCAACATTGCTGGGCCGAGTTTTATGAGCCCGGCGCCGGCTGGATCGTCGTTGATCCTGCCGACGTTCGAAAAGCCATCCTGGAAAAGAAGCTCACCGTCGAGGAAGCCAGCCCCTTGCGGGAATACTACTTCGGAGCCGTGGACGAGAACCGGATCGCTTTCGGAACTGGACGGGACATCGTCCTTAACCCTCCGCAGGATGGGCAACCCTTGAATTACTTCATGTATCCTTACGCGGAAGCGGATGGGAAGGTGTTGAACGAGGACCTCTTCGGGTTCAACATCGGTTACAAGATCACATATATCGATCAGCGATAG
- a CDS encoding DUF2318 domain-containing protein — MILLILLLVGGLSAIVHAGVLDGLFKKSPEASAKAAGVVESSDQVTIPLKSLDSGKAIFLQTESEGRTLYFLALKTADGKYRSSLDACDVCFRANRGYRQEGDQLVCNNCNQKFAANKLGEAKGGCNPHPLAHRIEGTNMVIQKADIAAGKNYFQRKRS; from the coding sequence ATGATCCTCCTGATTCTCCTGCTGGTCGGGGGGCTATCCGCGATCGTTCACGCAGGGGTGCTCGATGGACTCTTCAAGAAGTCGCCCGAAGCCTCCGCCAAGGCGGCCGGAGTCGTGGAATCGTCCGATCAGGTGACGATTCCCCTGAAGTCGCTCGATTCCGGCAAGGCGATTTTCCTGCAGACCGAGTCTGAAGGTCGGACCCTCTACTTCCTGGCGCTGAAGACCGCCGACGGAAAGTATCGTTCCTCGCTGGATGCCTGCGACGTCTGCTTCCGGGCGAATCGCGGATACCGGCAGGAGGGCGATCAGCTCGTCTGCAACAACTGCAACCAGAAGTTCGCGGCCAACAAGCTCGGCGAGGCGAAGGGCGGATGCAACCCGCACCCGCTGGCGCACCGGATCGAGGGGACGAATATGGTGATCCAGAAGGCCGACATCGCCGCCGGGAAGAATTACTTCCAGCGGAAGCGGTCGTGA